The window CTTGATTTAcattgaatatttaagtgtgtagtatttattccaatacttgaaacttgtttatgaaaatattcattaTTAAAGTTTGAATTAAATCTCTTGTTATGCTTATCTcttgaatgatttttattaattatgaagtgagttattgttacttttattattcttgttctttaaagtTTCTAAAAGGATTAtctaaccctaggactcacccattaacttcgaattaatctTAAAAAAGGTAATTTGAGATtgagaaagattaattaacaagaacgtgaggcgttaaccctcattttGTAGATTGTACATATGGATAGGATTgaaactacttgtagccatattcgggtggaCATAACCTCTTAATTGATTTAGGGATAATTGAATTAGGAAGTATTATTATTCTTCGGAAGAAgataatataaaattaatatccgagtctaattaacataaactcgcacATATTTATAAAATCGTAAAATACATTGAATCGTTGCTTGAGTCGAATTTCCTGTGTATCCGCTAACTCTTTGAGGAgtagatttggacgtcatcagtacccaataagtgtcaagactaacctcagtggagtagtgacgaggttcaaggcatgatactcactagtcaaataacttgtgTAATATATTAATAACTGGTAACTGAATATATGTAAAGAAGAATATATCAACCATCTCGTAGAGCATATGGGTACAACTAAATGTAGAAAAAATCATTTTTAATCAACAAATCGTCAAGAAATGGGGCATATAATAGCATGTTAATTCAACTAGCAACTCATTAATGTTGTCGCATGCGCATCTCGCCACCCTTATACTCTACACAACATCAATCAATCCGCACAACATGTCCACATATGACACAATATCACAAAAACAACACTACTCAAAATTTCACATAAGCTCAAAACTTAACAATAAACTAAACAAAGACATGATAATGGCGTAAAAGTGCGGAGAGGTATTCAACAATAAAGCACGACTATGGCAAAGTCAAATGTAGTGATCATGATCATGTAGTCATAAAGTGCTTAAGCATATTTCATATAGAATACATCTCcaaattaaggcatattaatagtcTAAGGGTCTAATCCGGTCTAAACCATATATACGCCCGTGTGCACACTCATCATCTCGTGTACATATCATTTTTTACATATCACGAATAAGCAACTAAggtcaaatcctaagggatattTCTCCATACAAGGTTAGGaaggatacttacctcaaacaagccaattcaatactctaaaaatactttttctttaaaattcacatccgctcggctcaaatcttgccaaaaatgactcaataatatcaaacaatgctaaagaaaATAATTCAAAGCAATAAAGGCTCAATCTTTACCCaatccccaaaaagtcaaccacGAGCTCGCCCGATTAAAACGCGATTTGTTGGttagatctcgactacccataaccccatgagttcaaatatgtgattggtttttaaaactgagtccaaatcgactctcaaatctcaaatttttatttttcaaaactttgtcaaaaatctccaaaacttccgttcaaattttatgattttaatgttaaaatcCATAAGAAATAAAGTTATAAtatcaaaattgagtaaaaatcacttacctaATAGCTACGTGTGAAAATCTCAAAAACATTGCCTCCCACCAATTGtagggctcaaaatatgataaaatgagacTAACTCCCGAAATTCCATCTAATaacccagctgcagatgtcgcatttttAACTAGAGGTTCGCAAAGGCAACCTCCGCAAATGCGACTCAtggatcacaaatgcgaagtctgTCCAGCCCAGAGAATGTTGCAAATGTGACCaatacttcgcaaatgcaaaaccaACAAacatcgcaaaagcgaccaaAAGATCGCCAATGTGACCAACCATGCCTAGTTCCCCCATCGCAGTTGCGAGACAGGCTTCGCAGAGGCAATTCCTGTAGCCCCTGCCCACCTTCGCAATTGCGGTTGACAGCTTGAAAATTCGAACTGGACTTCGCATTTACGAGACTTGCAGCACCAGCAAAAATCTGAACTCAACTCAAAACACTCTGAAACACGTCTGAATCTCACCCGAGCACCCGGGGCTCTAccccaaacatccacacaagtgtAGAAATATCATACGTACTCGTTCACAAGTtcgaaacaccaaaataacatataaaaccACGAATCAAATACCAAAACGCATCTTGCAAACTATGAAACTCAAGATCTTCTAAATCACCACCAaacgtctgattcctatcaaaccaactcggaatgataccaagcgttgcacacatatcccaaatgataAAACCGacatattccaagtcccaaattaaATTCTGACCCCAATAGCCACAAAGTCaaatcatggtcaaacttatgaaatttctaaacctttaaattgctaaCTTTCGACAAAAAGAGTCAATCCGTCCTAGAaacctccaaattcaaattcgggcatacgtccaagtccaacattaccatacgaacctattggaaccatcaaaatatcatttcggggtcgttttcataaaaagtcaaacttggtcaacacttccaacttaagtttccaaactaggaaccaagtgttccaaatCAACGAAAACCTCCCAAAAACCAatccaaccatccccgcaagtcacataacaacgaATACACATACAAAAAGCTTCAAAAGGGAAAACGGtactcaaatacataaaatgaccggccggatcattacaccaaatatttgaaaattatttgtaGAGGGATGAGAGGACTCTCAATCTCTCAAGTCCTCATGAAGACAAATGAGGTGGTGATTCTTCTTTACTTTACTCTAACTTCCTTAGGCTATAGTACCTAGGTATTTATAAAATTCTAAAAACATGTACCTATGTAATACATGTATAATAATTTAATTCTACACTTTTCTTATTCCCTAGTTCAATAATAAAATCATACATGCATATTAGTTAATTTTCTAATGTATCGACTAGGCAATTCTGTACTTGATATGCATCTAGTTTACTTTTTTTCAACAATAACAGGACATAAGTCAGATTTTTTGTTTTGGAAAATCTATTTTTGTGTTTGGTAATGCCTACAAGAATTCATGACAATAAGCCAAATGAGAATGTAAACATTAGCTAGGTAGTTTCTGAATGAATGAAACGTGctgattttttttaccttttatatcTTTGCTTAATTTAACTGtttacaacaaaaataaaaaccaGTTATATAGTATATAAAAGCACTTCTCACCATATATAAAACACCACTTACAATCTATATCCAGGTGATGCTACAACCTTTTAATTTCATTAAATTCCAGAGATCAAAATCTACTGCAGACATTGAAATTCTTTAGATGAGATGCCATTGATGACGCGCTCTGCCACATAATAATATGCTTTTTCTGTAAGATGTATACCATCCCAGTGCAAATATTTTGCAGAATCAGAACAAGCTTGAACTTCAGATGTTCCACAAAGAATATCATCGTCATAATTATATTGACCTCCAATTCCACAGCACGCTTTGAGTATGGATTTCTTATTGAATCCAAAATAGCTGGGGCGTTCCAGAATTGATTTCACAGCAGCAtaataatctatatatttaatCGCAACGTTCGAATATTCAAGTTTTAGTATAGATAGAGCCCTCTCCAAAAAATCATTGTGATACATGACTAACTCATTGTAGGCTTTCAAACAACCAAACTCATCATAATCTTCATAATCCAAGCTTGAGAACATGGTAAGGTAGTAGGGGAAGCAACCCAGAGGAAAAATCCCTGGAACAACTATACGTTTTGCCCCGTATCTGATCACTTGTCTAATGCCTTTTACTATGGTCTTGACTATGTATGGGACAAAAGTTTTAGCTTCGTCAATTCAATGGATTTTCCCTCTGAAAGTGCTAGGTAATAATCATTTCCTTCAAATGCACCAAACATAAAAAGAGATTTTCCAAGAACTTTTGAACACTTTTGTCTAGTGTGGCATGTGGTTTGTAAGTAGGTTGTCAACCAACGAAGTTGAGATCTAAGTGGCCTGTTGTCTTTTGCCGTGGTAATATTTCTAGTTACATTAAAAGGATCATTTAGAACTGTAGCTCCTCCTACTGCGCAGTTTACTCCATGTCTAAAATTAGCTTCTTTGACCATGTAAGGGTTGATAAGTGGAAGCTTAAGAGACATATAACTAGACGGCCGTCGGAGAATCGGCCAGTGGgtttgtttaccctcaaaatcggataacaattgaatttgtacgtggttttaaggataggtgatctaacttgatacaaaatgagaaatcagattaatattgaaataaaTTATGAggaagtaaatgcaaaccacacaagttgaacgATCTTAGCCTTGAAGATTAGTTACCCTCGAGTCAGAAGTGCTTTTATCGATGCCGGAACAGAATGACAAGATAATGAgaactagaaataataatatattgctttgtgaTGCGTATTACAATGTGTtgaatgaattatcagaccccctttatatagtagaggagtcctactctAGGTATATTCttgtaaaaggtaaaaatctcttgatttgttGATTGACGGTTCCATGCTGATACGTGCTGAGATTCTTGCCATAATATCCCACCGGTCGCAGATATTTCAGTTTTCTGTTAGTTATCTCCAAGCTTGTTTGAGGCTAAGGTCGATACCGGACTTAATGTTCCTCGAAGGCAGGCTTTCCGATCTTGGGTTCTAGCTCGACGGGACTCGAGGTCGATCTTCAGTTCTTTGTTGCCACGTTCCAAGCCTAATCCACCAACTTGTAATCGAGCTCAACTTcggccgtatacagatagtcccctcatttttcgaaGAGTAGACGATGAGAAATGACATGAACTTCCGATCCTGACTTCGATGTTTTGTGACAGAAACGACAAAACAGTCaaaacgtctcgtcagtcaagtcttaACGGCATTAAATGTCTGTCAGTTGTCAGTCGGCCACTCTCAGATGTGAACAGTCATTGAAAGACTATAAATATCTCCTCATtagttcattcaaactttactttcaaactttCTGCCCTCATACCTTAGAAATTTCAACACTCCCAAGCATCAATTTTCTGGTTACTCTAAAATCCTTTTATAAGAACTTCTGTTTTTCATTTACCTCAAACCATCAAGCATTCTCTTTTAACTTCCTCTTTTTCCTTCATCTTTCAAAATGGCGAAGACCTCAAAAtccgttccccaaaaagaaactccctcTGCCTCGTGACCGGCTGAAGAGGAAAATGTTTTGTCTGTTGTTACTGAGGAACCGACACCAGAGCCTCCCCTAAAGATGTTCGTTCCTACGGGGTGCCCGACAGGTGctgatttcaaggtcgagaaaACCTCCTCAGTACTGGGTCGGTGTGAACCGGTCTCGAGATATATATGTTCGGTCACCGATAGCTTCCTCTCCAAGGTCAAGAATTATTGCAGCTGGGTTGATAAGCACGTGGCAGTTCCTACGCCCGAGGAAGCAATTACTACCCATATGAAGGGTTTTtaaagtgtttacacttatccgtTCACGTTAGGCCCTTTGGATACGGTCATCATCGCCTTCTGTAAGAAGTATGGGGTGACCCTCAGTCAAattcatccttctttttggaggatagtaATTCTCCTCCGCTTCTTCGTAAACAAAATCAAGGGGTGTCCCTTTACCATTGATCATCTCATGTGTctatacagtccccgactctatcgagggggATTAATAAAAATTGCCCGTCGGGCCAGTAAGgccccattctcgagcatcgacgaggatcGGGACCAAGTCTAGTTAGGCTGAtttgttcgagtgaagacctcggatTTAATCTCAGCCGAGGATATGCCATTTCTTGAGAAGTGGAACATTAAACGTAAGTATAATCTTGCCTTTAAAATTTAGTTTATCCCTTTTACTTTTCCTCCCTTCTCGTCGATGTTTTGTGGTAGTGCAGTTGTTGCTCGGATGCCGGATacagttcctcgactcaaggagtgggtcgagggcatcgtgTCGCAGAAACCATATTTCGAGCACGCATGGCACGAACTTtcgaagggtcgatgggaggcccgttctcactGTGAGATTCCATTCTCGTGCAGACAACACTTAGGTTTTGCCCATGTTGCTGAGCCCCTactcattttccttttctttgcagGTCTTCCCAAGGATGTTGCAATGAGGCCTCCATCTTGTGGCAAGGAGTGTCCCTCCGAGTCCTCTGCTCCGAGACAGGGTgaggaaaagaagaggaaaatggcTCCGAGTTCTCCGAACATAGAGAAGAAAAAACCAAAAGAAGGCTGGTGCGTAAATCCAAAGAAAGCACCAGCGCCCAAGAAATCCCATCGGACTCACTAAATCGACTGAGGGACGAGtccgaaaaagaagaagaagaagaagaagcttctGAATTGATGACCCGCATGAAAAACGACATCGAACTGCCTCAAACCAGGGTAGCTAATGAAGGGTTAGTGGCTGAAGCCTCCGAGCAAGAGAGAGGCGAGGCCATTTTGCCTCGAGCTGGGGAAGTCAACAAAGAGACCATGGCCGGTGCTTCTCGGGTAGAGGATAACGCCCCGAAGGATGCACTTGGGGTGATAGACCTCTCCGAGCCGCCTTCATTTACTGATTCAATGATCAACGAGCCCCGGATGCTGAAAGGACGCCCAAATGAGGGGCCCCAAGGGGCGGCAGACTCTTTTAACAATTTCTTTGATGGTGTAGATTCTACTACCTCGGAGGACATCACCGTTTTGGGTGACTTACCGGTGCCAAAAAAGATACCATCCTCGGGAGCCATTGGGCTTTCTTCAAGTCCAAAATTAGTAAATCTGTTCCTAACTCCGAGTGCAGATCCTGACCAAAAGTGGTCAATCATTATGTCTAtaccggaggatgcccgggttatCTCCACCCCCGTGGGGGTTGCCAGTTATCTTCAGTGCCTAGTGATCGAAGAGGATCAAGCCAAGATAGATGAGGTGGAAGCGCCTTACCTGTTTAACAAAGCACAACAGGAGGCCGGTGCCTCAATGCTTCATCAATAGGAGGCCAGTGCCTTGGCGCCCTACCTGTTTCTTTGAAATTGAAGGCCTCAGTGCTTCATCACGAGACTTTTCTCCGATATCGGGAGGAGTTAAACCATTACGAGGCCGAGACTTGGGATCTTACGGAAAAGAGGGATACttacaagcttctcagtgagaaaCTCCAGGCTGAGCTAGGAGTGGTTCGGAAGGAGCATGCCGACCTGGTCGAGCAGGTaagaagagtttttgaagttagTGACAGTGAGTCAAACACAGTGGCTGAGGCTGAAGAATGGAAAAGAAACATGGATTGCCTAGCCTCGGAAAAGGAGACTGCCGGGCACAATTggctttggttgaggtccagctCCGGGCTATAAAGAAAAAGGCCTTGGTACAGGATAAAAAGATAGAGGAGCTCCAGTCTCAGCTGAGCTCGTTAGTCTTGGGTCAAGAAAATCTGGCCAAAGAGCTTGAGATGGCCAAGTCAAAGGTCGCCGTGGTCAAGGCCGAGGCTACTGAGAGGGTGGCCCAGCACAAGGCTGATGCCGAGGCGGCTCAGGACCAAGTGAGAAATATAATGGAGCATACTAAGTGACAATctcgaagggaggccctcgagggaGTTCATGCTCAGGGT is drawn from Nicotiana tabacum cultivar K326 chromosome 9, ASM71507v2, whole genome shotgun sequence and contains these coding sequences:
- the LOC107826722 gene encoding acetylajmalan esterase 1-like — protein: MSLKLPLINPYMVKEANFRHGVNCAVGGATVLNDPFNVTRNITTAKDNRPLRSQLLKTIVKGIRQVIRYGAKRIVVPGIFPLGCFPYYLTMFSSLDYEDYDEFGCLKAYNELVMYHNDFLERALSILKLEYSNVAIKYIDYYAAVKSILERPSYFGFNKKSILKACCGIGGQYNYDDDILCGTSEVQACSDSAKYLHWDGIHLTEKAYYYVAERVINGISSKEFQCLQ